The genomic stretch AGACAGCATGGATCTCGCGGAAATCAATATTGATGAGGCGACGGTCACGACGAGACTCGCTTCGATCGTCGAGGACCGGGATCTGAGTCACTACATCCTTTAGCCCCGCAGGCCTCATGCCTAGCGCAAAGGACGCCATACTTTCCGCTCATTCGCCCGAGGCTCGCGAGCGGTGGGAAGAAATGCAAAGCCGCTGCCCGACTCGCGGAGCTTTCGATGACTTTGATCTCGTTACCGGCCTTTCCCACGTTCAGCAGTTACAGTGCGAGGTCCTGGTCACCTCTGTCGACAACGAAGACCAGTTCGGCGCCATCCTTCCGTTCCGACGAATCGGACCCTTCCGCGACGCCATCCTTCCAAGATTCTGCCCTACCTCACCGGTACTGATCCCGACGGACGCCCCGGTCGCGGTACGGAGTGCCGCCATCGAGTCGGCACTTGCGTGCATGGCCCGTCGGTATCATCGTGTGAGTCTTCATCTTACCGCTGACGTCACCCCGCTCGTTTCGAACGATGCCTGGGGTTCCACACCTCTGTACACGTATCGATTGGACCTGACAAAGCTGACAGCTGACATTACGGCAACCTGGTCGGCTGGAACGCGACGCCTGTATCGCAAGAACGTCGAGTCGTATCGAGTCGAAGAAACGGCCGACACCGCCACGGCGGTTCAGCTCTGCTGGAACTCGTACGCTCGTGCGGGACGTCCACTGCCCATCGATCAACGAGCAATGTCCGAGTTCGCGCATCAGCCGCCAGGTGATGTGTCAACACGAACATTTCTCGCCACCAACCGTGACTCCAACGTTTCCGAAGCCGGACTGGTGGTACTTCAACACGGCGGCATGGCCTTCTACTGGATCGCCGGAAGTATGCCGGGGCCCGGCATGACCGTTATGATCGGTCATGTGCTGCAGGTGTTGCGTGAAAGCGGCCTCACCGATTTCGATTTTCTGGGCGCAAATACGCCTTCCATTGCCGAGTTCAAGCGTCGCTTCGGCCCGACGTTGCACGAGTACACCAGGATGGCCTCCTCCCGGTCGTGGCTACTGGATTCCCTGCTCGCAGCCAGAAACAGATTCCGGTAGCGTCGGTGATGTCAACGAAAGCCGCTAGTCCTACTCGATCCGTCGCCGAAGCCCCAACGTGGCTCGTACTACTCTCGACTGTACTTGCGGCATTCGCAATCTGGATCTTTCGATACGACTACTCCTGGGGTTCTGGCGACCAGGACGAATTCGTGCCGTACCTGTTGCACCTGCTGGACGACAGCCTCCTTTCTGAGGACTGGTTTGTCGGTACGCAGACATCTCAGATTGGCGTCCGCACGTTTTTTGTCTGGCTGCTCCGGATTATTTGCGTCGCGCTACCGCCGCATCTCGCCGTGGCAGCACTTTTTGTCGCATCCTGGGTTGCGATTGCGATCGGAATCGATCGCCTCGTCAGAGTCCTGGGTGGAGGAAGTCTTGCAAGCGCTGCCGCCATTGTTGTGGCACTCTGCCTGACGCCGAAGTGGACGCTGGGCGGGAATGACCTGGTCTATACGATGCTAGTCCCGGAGATGGTGGCGTGGGCGTGGGCACTGCCTGCTCTGCTGTGCTTCTTCCGGCGTCGGTATGCTTTCGCTGGTGTTCTGCTTGGCGTAGCGAGCTGGTTTCAACCGCTTGTCGGTATCCTGGTGGCGGCGATGCTGGCTCTATCGGTGATTCTGGAAAAACGCAATCGTAACGGCTGGCGCCATGCCATAGTCCTCAGCTCGATCGCAGCCGTCCTCGCTCTGCCGGTTCTGATACCGATCGGCCTGCAGAGTCTAGGGGGCGACGCCGCAGCCGACACTTCTCCCTCAATTCTGTTCATACTCACGCAGTTTCGCGCGCCCCACCACTACGTCCCGTCGTCGTTTTCTTTTGGCTCATGGGCGAGGGTGGGGCTCCTTGTCGTCGTCGCCCTTGCGCTTGCGTTTCTACGTGGGCGGCGATCGCAAACACCTTCACAACCGGCGCCTGGAATCATCCTCTTGGCAATTGCGACTATGTGCCTTGCCTCCTGGTTCATGACCGAAGTAATTCCCGTAGATATTGTGGTCAAACTCCAGGTCTTCAAGCTGACAGTCATCGGCAAGCTCCTGTTGATCAGTCTGATTGCGACATCCGCGGAGTCGCTGCTTTATTCGAGGTCTTGGGTTCGCGACTACCGTGTGCAATGGATCGTCGCGGGAGCCTCAGCCGCCGTTTTCATGGCGTCGATCCTGGGCTCCATCTTGCCGAATACAGCGGACGTCCTGTACGCCAGACTATGGAGCGAACACTCGGAATCGGGCCTCGACGCATGGGCAAGAGACTCTTCGCCCTTGAATGCTCTATTTGTGGTCCCGCCTTCAAACAGCTCTCTCCGCAGTCATGGCCAGCGAGCAATCGTTGTGAACTACGCGGCTGTCCCGTTTGCACCACCCGACATGATGGAGTGGTACGCCCGACTGAGGACGGTCGCGCCCGTTCCGCAGCCAGCTACTAGCCACAGTCTTCGACTGCAACTCGACAGTTCCTATTACGCTCAGACATGGAGCCACTGGTCGCAGGTCGCGGATACCTACGGAGTGGACTATCTTGTCCACCGCAGTTCCACGACAGACGACGTGCCGTTTGAGGTTTCATACCGCGACAGCGCGTGGGTTGTGTATCGCCTCATCCGGTCCAGTGCTGCCGCGGACTCCTGAGCGAATGCCCGGGTTGCCCCGTACTCTCCACATCGATGTATGCGCGAGCTTGTAAAGCCGGTTCTGACGCTTCTCTCCGGTTCGGTTTTAGCACAACTCGTCATCTATCTCGCGCGTCCGGTCCTGACGCGCCTGTTCACTCCGGAAGAATTCGGCATGTTCGGCTTCTACATCGCGTCGGTGGCTGTCCTGTCGTCAATGTCCACCGGCAAGTTCGACGATGCGGTCGTACTTCCTCAGGATCATCGCGATGCGTGGTCACTGGTGGGTGCCAGCGTTTCGGTAACGTTGGCGCTTGGGTTGTTTATTCTCGCGCTGCTACCAATGCGTTCGGGACTGGCTGCACTCCTCAAGAACCCGGAGGCGGCCGAGTATCTCGTCTGGCTTCCCCTCAGCATTCTCCTTGTTGGAACCATCCGCGTATTTGACTCCTGGCTCACAAGGCTGAGGATCTTCTCCGGCGTGGCGACAGGACGTGTGGCGTATGCCTTCACGTGCACGCCGTCCCAGGTCGCAGCCGGATCGATGGATGCCGGTGCCGGAGGACTGATCGGAGGGATCATCGCTGGACAGACCGTCCAGGCAGTCGTTCTTGCTTACCGCGGCTTCGCCGGCAAGCGCAAACTGGAAACGCTTTCCATGCGTCTGGCGGATATCCGGAAAGTGGCGCGTCGCTACCGTCGATTCGCCCTGTTCGGGGCTCCCGCCTCGGCTCTCAACGTCGCGTCAGTTCAGACGCCCGCGCTCTTACTGCTCTTCTTCTTTGACGCAGCAGTGCTCGGGCAGTATTCGATTGCATACGCGTCACTCGGCGTACCGCTAACGCTGCTGGGAACGGCGGTCGCACAGGTGTATTACGTCAGCGCGTCGGACGCTGCTCGCACGAACAGGTTGGCGGACATTACGGAGGGTGTCGTGACCCGCCTGGCCGCTATCGCCACGCTGCCTCTGGCGGCGATTGTGGTGGTCGGGCCGGATCTCTTCTCCGTCGTCTTCGGGGAGACCTGGCGTGAGGCCGGCACCTTTGCGCAATTCCTGGCACCGTGGATATTCTTCCTGCTCCTTGCCGCTCCCCTGTCGAGACTGTTCGACGTACTCGAGAAGCAAAGAGAACTGCTGTTCTACAACGCCGCGCTGCTAGTAACCCGCGCAGCATCAATTATCATCGGTGGAATTGCCGGTAGTGAGGTCCTCGCCATCGCGCTGTTCGGACTGACCGGTGCCGCCCTGAGCCTGTTACAGATTTTCTGGATGATAAGACTGTCCGGTTGGTCCGTTCTGCAGGCACTAAGGCGATTCGCCCGCTTCGCTGCGATATCCCTGCCCTTTCTCGCGGTCATCTGGGGAGCTTCCCGCTTTCTCAATCCCCCGTCCGTCTCGGCAGTGACGGTTCTCGCTGTACTTGCCTACGTTCTCGTGCTTCACAGACTGGACGCAACTCTCTTTTCGATTCGCTCCGACACGACGGCCGAAGATCCGCCGGAGGCCTGACGAAGGGCCACCCAAACGCACCGACAATCTCAAGCCCGCGTCACAAAGCGACGCCGATCTTACGGGCCGGGGTCCGGCGTCGCGTCGACCGGTTGGCTTTTAGAGTCGCTCCGATCGAGTTGGTCCTTGAGCTGCAGGATGGCTGGAGGCTCACCGGTGACTGTGAGACGATCGCCCGGCGCAATGATCGTCTGCTGTGTCGGTACGACCATCGAACCGGAACGCTCGATAAGCGACACGGTGGAGTCAACGGGAAGATCCAGATCCTTGACCTGCCTGCCCGCAAACCGGCTTGCCCGAGAATCCTCAGCGACCGAGATGAACAGAAATCGCTCCGGATCAAGCAGGCTCTCTCTGATTTCCTGCTCCGTCACTGCATTTCGCCAGCTCGGCATAAAATCTTCGTCGTCGATGCGACTCGCCAGACTGGCCAGGATCCGTAGATGATTTCCCGGATGTTCCTGGGGGCTCACAAGAAAGACCATCGCATACACGGGTTTCGTCAGGTCCGTGTATGCGTCATCAGACACGTCTTCCATGCTGATCGTCAGGCCCTTTTTGCACCGCACAACAAGCAACTCGGGTTGCTCAATATTCGGCAGACGATAATGGGGCAGTGCGACCCCTTCAGCCACGGGCATGGCGCCGTATCGAGCCCCCTGCATGAAGCCCGACATGAGCGTCGACGCAGTGACAGGAAGTCGCTGGGCAAACATGGATGCAGCACGCTCTGTGAGTCGTTCAAACGGAAGCGGTTCATCCAGATCGATGACAAGCGCGTTCGCGACGAGTCGGTCAAACTGACTCTGGTCTTCGAAGTCCCGCGCCTTCGCAAACGGTGGAAGGAACACCGCTACCCGGTCACCTGGCATCGGCGTAACGAGCTTGTCGGCCGATGCGATGTGCAGCTGCTCCGCTCGCGCAATGAAAAGCAAGATCAGATCGTCGTCATATCGCTTGAGCAAATCCTCAAACGGCAGTGCTGTCGTCAAATGAAACGTTCTAATCTCGCCTCCAGCTGTGAACCGTTTCTCGAGGTCGGCATAGCCTCTGCTCTCTCCGAAGAGAACGTGGCCGCGGAGGTGTTGAGCAAGTGTGCTCGTAGAATCAGTAACCTCATCCGATTCCGATCTGTGAGCAAGCTGTAAAATCCCGCTGGTCTCAAAGATCTCTGAGAAATTCAGGCACGCTAGAGAGTTGACTTCATCATTTGGTGTGAGTGCCAGGAAGCGACCTATTCCACCTAGCTCAAGGTCGTCGACAATGGTCTCGGAGAGCGCATCCGCGACGACCGCCGGGAGCTCGCGCTGTCTGGCGTCCGCGACATTCTCGGCATTTGCGTCTATCAGCATCACCTCAAAACCAAGTTCACGTACTGCCATCGCCATTCGCTGAACCCACAGGTTAGCGCCCAGAAACAGTACGCCCTGCGGATTCGGATGAGCAAGGCCAAGTTTTCGTGCCAACTGCGGCACCGTGAGGCCATAGATGGCCACCGTCCCAACAATGACAAGGAAAACGGTCGGAACGATCGCCGGAGCGTGTTCGGGATAGATGGGACTCAGTCGAAAAGCGAACAGTGACGCCACGGCCGCAGCCACAATTCCACGCGGGGCCAGCCAGGACAGGAAGAGTTTTTCGCCCCATTGAAGCGGCGTACCGACCGTCGACATGAGTACGGCGAACGGCCGAACAAGCAGGATCAAGATCGCCAGAAAGGCAAGGGCGGAAGGCTGCAGCATATAATCCAGCGCGCTCGCATCCAGCTTCGCCGACAGCAGAATGAACAGCGTTCCAATCAAGAGGACCTGCAGGTCTTCCTTGAACTCAGAAATCCGGCGCACCCTCACCCACTTCTGATTGGCCATCATGATGCCAAGCAGAGTTGTTTCCAGGAGTCCGGACTCCTCCTGCAGGCTGTTTGAAAGTCCAAACGTCCCAACGACAATTGCCAACGCCAGCGCACTCTGCAAATAGTCGGGCACGAGCCGCCGATGAAGCATGAAGATCAGAACAGCGGCCCCGATAACGCTGATGCCCACACTCGTGGCTATCGTCAGAAGCAGACCCTCAAGTGCGTGGAATGCGACCGTCGAAAACGCCGCTCCGTCTCCGGCCACGACCGATCTCTCCACAAGCAAGATGGTCTCCAGGACCAGCACGGCCAGAATCGCTCCTACTGGATCGACCGTTATTCCCTCCCACTTGGCAACCGCACCCACGCGGCCCGTGGGTCGGATATGCCTCAGGAGCGGAACAACCACCGTAGGTCCGGTCACAGTGACAATGGCTCCGAGGAGAATCGCGAGGCCCAGAGGAAATCCGACGACGAAGTATGCCGCAATGCCCGCCAGCACCCAGGTAATCAGCACGCCGATCGTTACCAGATTCAGGACCGATGTCCCGACTTCACGAAGTTCGGAGAGCCGGAGGCTGAGGCCACCCTCGAACAGAATGATTCCGATGGAGATCGATACGAAGGCATACAACCAGTCTCCTTGCAACGACTCCGACGGGAGCAGTCCCGTTATCGGGCCCGCGACAAATCCGAACGCAAGCAGCAGCAGAATGGATGGCAGTTTGAAACGCCAGGCGAGCCACTGAGCGACAATCCCCAGCACGATTACGCCAACAACGCCGATGAGGATTTCTTCCATGAGAGACTAACGGTTGACGCGACCCGGTTCCCGGCCAAACATCCACATGTGCCCCAACCTACGAATCCTCTCGAAAACCGTCACCGTCAACGGTGCTGCCGGTCGCTCGAAGAGGAACCGAGGGCGGCCGTGGAGCGGACACGAGCACGTCGGACGCGATCAGAGGATCGAGCGAAACGTGTCCGGAAGTTCGCCGTCAGGCTCAGTGGGAGCCGATCGAGACTGCCCGTTAGCACCGGAGCCACAGAAGGCGTCGAACGCTTCCACCAGATCCATGCCGATGGCGGACGCGCTACGGCCTTCAATGTGCCTGCGCTCAAGGACGAACACCGGGTCTCCGCCACGAAACAGCGCGACAAACGGTGATGACGGCGGGATTCCGGGGAGATACGAGCGCGCCTGCGCCGTTGCCTCCAGATCCTGCCCGGCGAACACTGTCACATACGTGTCTGGCTGGCTATTGCCAGATTGTCTGGCGAGCGCAACCGCCGGCCGTGCCATGGCTGCGGCGCACCCACACACTGAGTTCACGACGAGGAGTACGGTCGACGTATCATCCTGGGCATCAAAAACTGCATCAACATCTTCAGGTGTCTTCAGTTCGTTGATTCCAAGCCGGGTGAGTTCCTCGCGCATGGGGGCAACGAGAGCTTCGGGATAGGGCATCTGCAAGCAATTGAGGTGAGCGAAAAACGAGCGCTCCCCGATAACGTGATAGCGGTCAGGATTGATCCTGGCGAGTCGACTACCGGTTAACACGCGATATGAAGCGCCGATAATGCAAGAATGGAGGGTTCGTGCCCGGCGGGCCCATTCATCGTTCTCCGGACTTAAGTGATGATACACCACCATCTAGCGTCCCTGTCGTTTGCGGTTGTCGTACTGCTCGTTGCGGGCTGCAGCGGCGCCGGCGCATCGCGTTCTGCAGAGCCCAATGAAGACTCCGTTCCGGTACGAAGCCTTCCGGAGGATGTCAGTGACGCGAAAGCCGAGCTCGTTTCGCAGATAAATCGATGGCTGGGTACGGCGTACCGCTACGGCGGCACGGACGCCTCCGGATTCGACTGCTCTGGATTCGTACGGCGCGTCATGCGCGATGCCTTCGACGAGTCCTTGCCTCGGACCACCCGGGCCCAGATGCGCGTCGGATCCGAAGTCAAACGGACAGATCTACGGACGGCAGACCTGGTCTTCTTCCGCACCCCCGCTCGAAGTGATCACGTAGGAGTATACCTGGGAGATGGTGAGTTTGCACATGCATCGTCTAGCAGCGGAGTGATGATTTCGCACCTCAGCGAATCCTACTGGTCGAAATCCTATCGGACCGCTCGCAGGCTGTTTCACCTTGAAGATATCAGCGACTCGGACCAATCATCCGAGACACACGCGGCTCCATCGAGCGCCGCTCGACTTGCCACCGCCCCCCCAACGTCCGGGCGCGTCGGTTGGTGAGCTGAAGTACTCACAAATAGACGCCCGAATCGGATCTTTATCGCGGAGACTGTGTTCATTTGAAATCTGGAACATCCGCGCTTTGCGACCACCTGCCGCCGCCGTCGACTCACCGACTGTGGCGATTCGTTTTTTGTGCGCGGTACAGACATCCCTCAAAGGCCACGATAGCAAGCAATATTCCGCCGTTATGAGTTCATCGAAACCCATCTACCTCACCGAAGATGGCCTGATTCGGCTCAAAGCAGAGCTCCATTTTCTCCGCACCAAAGAGCGGGCGCGAATCGCAGACGAGATCGCCGAAGCGCGTGCCCAGGGTGATCTGTCCGAAAACGCCGAATATGACGCGGCCAAAGAGGCGCAAGGGCATCTGGAAGCGAAGATTGCTAAGACTGCCGATGTCATTGCGAACGCACGGATCGTGGACGAATCGAAGGTAGACGATAGCAAGGCCTTCATCCTGTCGCGTGTGGAAGTCAAGAACAGAAGCAACGGAACGACCAACACGTTCACGCTGGTTTCCGCGCAAGAGGCGGACCTTGCGTCGGGGAAGATCTCAGTAACCAGTCCTATCGGAAAAGGGCTTCTCGGAAAAGCCGTGGGCGACGTCGTAGAGATTCAGGTTCCAGCAGGCAACGTAAGCTTCGAGATAGTCGGGATAAGTCGCTGACGTGAGCGGGGTTTCACGCCATGACGAACCGGGGCACGATCGATCCGCCCGGCACGCGGTTGAAGCGTGGCGTCGTTCGCTTGATCGTCGTCGCGGCGGCCATACTAATCAGCTACTGCGGATTCTGCGCAACGCTGATCATCACTTACCGGTGGATCGACCCTCCAACGACCACCGTCCAGATCCAGCGCCGCGTCGAGGCTCTCATCGGCGGTCGTGAATATTCCCGGACCTACAAGCCCCGTTCGGCGTCCGAGGTTTCGCCACACATCCTGACTTCAGCCATAGCTGCCGAGGACGGGCGCTTTCTTGAGCACCGCGGCTTCGACTGGGACTCGATCGAGACGGCCATGAGGGAAGGCAGGGGCCGGGGTGGATCAACCATTTCGCAACAACTCGCCAAGAACCTGTTTCTCACGACGCACCGGAGTTATTTTCGCAAGGGTCTTGAGTTGCCACTCACAATCTTGATCGAGCTCTTGCTCCCAAAGGACA from Rhodothermales bacterium encodes the following:
- a CDS encoding GNAT family N-acetyltransferase, with product MPSAKDAILSAHSPEARERWEEMQSRCPTRGAFDDFDLVTGLSHVQQLQCEVLVTSVDNEDQFGAILPFRRIGPFRDAILPRFCPTSPVLIPTDAPVAVRSAAIESALACMARRYHRVSLHLTADVTPLVSNDAWGSTPLYTYRLDLTKLTADITATWSAGTRRLYRKNVESYRVEETADTATAVQLCWNSYARAGRPLPIDQRAMSEFAHQPPGDVSTRTFLATNRDSNVSEAGLVVLQHGGMAFYWIAGSMPGPGMTVMIGHVLQVLRESGLTDFDFLGANTPSIAEFKRRFGPTLHEYTRMASSRSWLLDSLLAARNRFR
- a CDS encoding oligosaccharide flippase family protein, encoding MRELVKPVLTLLSGSVLAQLVIYLARPVLTRLFTPEEFGMFGFYIASVAVLSSMSTGKFDDAVVLPQDHRDAWSLVGASVSVTLALGLFILALLPMRSGLAALLKNPEAAEYLVWLPLSILLVGTIRVFDSWLTRLRIFSGVATGRVAYAFTCTPSQVAAGSMDAGAGGLIGGIIAGQTVQAVVLAYRGFAGKRKLETLSMRLADIRKVARRYRRFALFGAPASALNVASVQTPALLLLFFFDAAVLGQYSIAYASLGVPLTLLGTAVAQVYYVSASDAARTNRLADITEGVVTRLAAIATLPLAAIVVVGPDLFSVVFGETWREAGTFAQFLAPWIFFLLLAAPLSRLFDVLEKQRELLFYNAALLVTRAASIIIGGIAGSEVLAIALFGLTGAALSLLQIFWMIRLSGWSVLQALRRFARFAAISLPFLAVIWGASRFLNPPSVSAVTVLAVLAYVLVLHRLDATLFSIRSDTTAEDPPEA
- a CDS encoding PTS transporter subunit EIIA; translation: MEEILIGVVGVIVLGIVAQWLAWRFKLPSILLLLAFGFVAGPITGLLPSESLQGDWLYAFVSISIGIILFEGGLSLRLSELREVGTSVLNLVTIGVLITWVLAGIAAYFVVGFPLGLAILLGAIVTVTGPTVVVPLLRHIRPTGRVGAVAKWEGITVDPVGAILAVLVLETILLVERSVVAGDGAAFSTVAFHALEGLLLTIATSVGISVIGAAVLIFMLHRRLVPDYLQSALALAIVVGTFGLSNSLQEESGLLETTLLGIMMANQKWVRVRRISEFKEDLQVLLIGTLFILLSAKLDASALDYMLQPSALAFLAILILLVRPFAVLMSTVGTPLQWGEKLFLSWLAPRGIVAAAVASLFAFRLSPIYPEHAPAIVPTVFLVIVGTVAIYGLTVPQLARKLGLAHPNPQGVLFLGANLWVQRMAMAVRELGFEVMLIDANAENVADARQRELPAVVADALSETIVDDLELGGIGRFLALTPNDEVNSLACLNFSEIFETSGILQLAHRSESDEVTDSTSTLAQHLRGHVLFGESRGYADLEKRFTAGGEIRTFHLTTALPFEDLLKRYDDDLILLFIARAEQLHIASADKLVTPMPGDRVAVFLPPFAKARDFEDQSQFDRLVANALVIDLDEPLPFERLTERAASMFAQRLPVTASTLMSGFMQGARYGAMPVAEGVALPHYRLPNIEQPELLVVRCKKGLTISMEDVSDDAYTDLTKPVYAMVFLVSPQEHPGNHLRILASLASRIDDEDFMPSWRNAVTEQEIRESLLDPERFLFISVAEDSRASRFAGRQVKDLDLPVDSTVSLIERSGSMVVPTQQTIIAPGDRLTVTGEPPAILQLKDQLDRSDSKSQPVDATPDPGP
- a CDS encoding BrxA/BrxB family bacilliredoxin — its product is MPYPEALVAPMREELTRLGINELKTPEDVDAVFDAQDDTSTVLLVVNSVCGCAAAMARPAVALARQSGNSQPDTYVTVFAGQDLEATAQARSYLPGIPPSSPFVALFRGGDPVFVLERRHIEGRSASAIGMDLVEAFDAFCGSGANGQSRSAPTEPDGELPDTFRSIL
- a CDS encoding hydrolase Nlp/P60 codes for the protein MIHHHLASLSFAVVVLLVAGCSGAGASRSAEPNEDSVPVRSLPEDVSDAKAELVSQINRWLGTAYRYGGTDASGFDCSGFVRRVMRDAFDESLPRTTRAQMRVGSEVKRTDLRTADLVFFRTPARSDHVGVYLGDGEFAHASSSSGVMISHLSESYWSKSYRTARRLFHLEDISDSDQSSETHAAPSSAARLATAPPTSGRVGW
- the greA gene encoding transcription elongation factor GreA, with the protein product MSSSKPIYLTEDGLIRLKAELHFLRTKERARIADEIAEARAQGDLSENAEYDAAKEAQGHLEAKIAKTADVIANARIVDESKVDDSKAFILSRVEVKNRSNGTTNTFTLVSAQEADLASGKISVTSPIGKGLLGKAVGDVVEIQVPAGNVSFEIVGISR
- the mtgA gene encoding monofunctional biosynthetic peptidoglycan transglycosylase, with protein sequence MTNRGTIDPPGTRLKRGVVRLIVVAAAILISYCGFCATLIITYRWIDPPTTTVQIQRRVEALIGGREYSRTYKPRSASEVSPHILTSAIAAEDGRFLEHRGFDWDSIETAMREGRGRGGSTISQQLAKNLFLTTHRSYFRKGLELPLTILIELLLPKDRIIELYVNVVEWGDGVYGAEAAARHHYGVDSRNISRRQAAAMASCLPDPRRRRPQVDGRYTNIILRRMDRMGY